A window of the Dermatophagoides farinae isolate YC_2012a chromosome 2, ASM2471394v1, whole genome shotgun sequence genome harbors these coding sequences:
- the LOC124499783 gene encoding metallo-beta-lactamase domain-containing protein 1, producing the protein MSNQVIVLQDGYSRWHTKPYSMLANGTSTLIRLNNGQNIIVDTLGPWDRDRLLKLLQDNRMTTSDVSMVIGTHLHTDHIGNLNLFPQAAQIVGDQRSSGDYFEFDIFRGQRSLQLTENVDLISTPGHMHNDVSVICRNVERFGTVAIVGDLFESSADLQNEQLWIDAGSMDPPIQRNNRDYILSIADYIVPGHGGMFKVQDFLQKNR; encoded by the coding sequence ATGTCAAATCAGGTGATTGTACTACAAGATGGTTATAGCCGTTGGCATACAAAACCATATTCAATGTTGGCTAATGGtacatcaacattgattcgTTTGAATAATGGACAGAATATTATTGTCGACACATTAGGTCCATGGGACCGGGATCGTTTGCTAAAACTTTTACAAGATAATCGAATGACAACCTCTGATGTTAGCATGGTTATTGGTACACATCTACATACGGATCATATTGGTAATCTAAATCTTTTTCCACAAGCTGCACAAATCGTTGGTGATCAACGATCATCTGGTGATTATTTCGAATTCGATATTTTTCGCGGACAGAGATCACTACAGTTGACCGAAAATGTTGATCTGATTTCAACACCTGGCCATATGCATAACGATGTTAGTGTGATCTGTCGTAATGTTGAGCGATTCGGTACAGTGGCCATTGTTGGtgatttatttgaatcgTCTGCCGATttacaaaatgaacaattgtGGATTGACGCTGGATCAATGGATCCCCCCATACAACGAAACAATCGTGATTATATACTATCAATCGCAGATTATATCGTTCCAGGGCATGGTGGAATGTTTAAAGTTCAagattttttacaaaaaaatcgTTAA
- the Atg1 gene encoding serine/threonine-protein kinase unc-51-like protein Atg1, with protein METIGQFEYNDKDLIGHGAFAVVYKGRFINNPKKEVAIKRITKKNLSRSQNLLKKEIKILQELTELHHENVVCLLDCKETPQYVYLVMEYCNGGDLADYLNATKRTLSESTIRIFLRQIAAAMKALNAKGVVHRDLKPQNILLCYQSEDDGRMPPPSTIQLKIADFGFARFLGEGVMAATLCGSPMYMAPEVIMSQRYGAKADLWSIATIIYQCLTGQAPFKANTPHELRHYYESTPNLAPMIPKSTSPLLADLLTRLLRRNAKDRMDFEEFFCHPFLNEDTNLPPMVTYCDNKNSKSNQENIKPNYMKQHQNSRVNRLKEENKSASSKGIGGEREVSAGSSQMKNLKSNNMITESEKKEIPNNNKNRQSPNSGDSSDVDDFVMINEDVVATIVPQQIPNTVTGTITTAAESSLPQRILNRTLRPLVSYAMPEPVPVPTQRAAYEQIQRSSGSNSSSIGVIHESDSESASGGNSGGNAKSSMTSQSPPRTPPQNIVNNNNNQQRRQSSNTQKQTCSSPNTVNLKRHDSSSSIGSSVESASSRGGSSRHVLTTDVSQMSPPVNFTLGSSPTQSPGSGFMQMNTGNNSSYHRSRRLSIPHLNQQQQQQFSQPISPPYFNYPTSNYSNLSGYHYGSMVNHHHHHQQYYHGSPERYTMQNTSPKLSQHSNLRHSKTEPSISSHLPVNNDNSNDNLMKTIQHSSSSLLAKDYYGSTRALNIQQQQNYPHYHQHYHHHHGHPQTYCPAGSGHFYGITAVQPQPQGPDNNNKLVHRHHYQSSANVHPYYTLNHHPHHPSTGAHQHLFPCCPSASQMMHSPPSPSSTSFRSRMFPYVKDTPITFEPPVLSEETLLDKHHNETLAKLNFVLALVDSIFELVNDISNPIAVLSESTTSNELSDEEQKNKERFVLYFRCLQLLSSALKLSQKEISDKRLYTSNNVRNVLKIMKDKYHKCLDLCNNLRDENKLLLKTLDNISADKIIYEYALKMCRSGAVDELIGSREESFKRYQTAQILLHSLSQQINNNDDRYILNRYREAVEKRLYYLLQNQGSGYNILTYNSP; from the exons atggaaacaattggacaatttgaatataatgacAAGGATTTGATTGGCCATGGTGCATTTGCTGTTGTGTATAAAGGTCGTTTTATTAAT AATCCTAAAAAAGAAGTTGCCATCAAAAGaataacaaagaaaaatctatCACGTTcacaaaatttattgaaaaaagaaataaaaattctacaAGAATTGACTGAATTACATCATGAAAATGTTGTATGCTTATTGGATTGTAAAGAAACACCGCAATATGTTTATCTGGTCATGGAATATtgtaatggtggtgatttGGCCGATTATCTTAATGCAA CCAAACGGACATTATCAGAGAGTACGATTCGGATATTTTTACGACAAATAG ctGCCGCAATGAAAGCATTGAATGCTAAAGGCGTTGTCCATCGTGATCTCAAGCCTCAG AACATTCTGCTTTGTTATCAATCTGAAGATGATGGCAGAatgccaccaccatcaacgaTACAATTAAAGATTGCCGATTTTGGTTTTGCACGATTTCTTGGTGAAGGTGTCATGGCAGCTACACTTTGTGGTTCACCAATGTATATGGCTCCAGAAG TGATAATGTCACAACGATATGGTGCTAAAGCTGACCTATGGTCGATTGCAACAATCATCTATCAATGTTTAACCGGACAGGCACCATTTAAGGCAAATACTCCACATGAATTAAGACATTATTATGAATCGACACCAAATTTAGCTCCAAT GATACCCAAAAGCACTTCACCCCTATTAGCCGATCTTCTAACTCGATTACTACGACGAAATGCCAAAGATCGTATGgattttgaagaatttttttgtcatccaTTTCTAAATGAAGATACTAATCTGCCTCCAATGGTGACATAttgtgataataaaaattcaaaatccaaTCAAGAGAATATAAAACCTAATTATATGAAACAGCATCAAAATTCTCGTGTAAATCGTTTAAAAGAAGAGAACAAATCTGCTAGCAGCAAAGGAATAGGAGGAGAAAGAGAAGTATCAGCTGGTTCTagccaaatgaaaaatttaaaatcgaACAATATGATAACCGAATCGGAAAAGAAAGAGATTccaaataacaataaaaatcgaCAATCACCAAATAGCGGTGATTCGAGTGATGTCGATGATTTTGTCATGATAAATGAAGATGTAGTAGCAACGATTGTACCGCAACAAATTCCAAACACCGTAACTGGAACCATAACGACGGCAGCAGAATCTAGTCTTCCTCAAAGGATATTGAATCGAACATTGAGACCATTGGTTTCATATGCAATGCCTGAACCGGTTCCAGTACCAACACAACGTGCCGCTTATGAACAGATACAACGTTCAAGTGGTTCAAATTCCAGTTCTATTGGCGTTATACATGAAAGTGATTCCGAATCGGCTAGTGGCGGAAATAGCGGTGGGAATGCTAAATCATCGATGACTAGTCAAAGTCCACCTCGAACACCACCTCAAAAtattgtcaataataataataatcaacagcgtagacaatcatcaaacacacagaaaCAAACCTGTTCATCACCAAATACAGTGAATCTCAAACGacatgattcatcatcatcgattggcTCCAGTGTTGAAAGTGCCAGTTCTCGTGGCGGATCTTCTCGACATGTATTAACCACTGATGTTAGTCAAATGTCTCCACCGGTGAATTTTACACTTGGATCGAGTCCTACCCAATCACCAGGATCGGGTTTTATGCAGATGAATACTGGAAATAATAGTAGTTATCACCGATCTCGTCGTCTCAGTATACCTCATCTGaatcagcaacagcaacaacaattttctcAACCGATTTCACCACCATATTTTAATTA tCCTAcatcaaattattcaaatctaTCTGGCTATCATTATGGTTCGAtggtaaatcatcatcatcaccatcaacaatattaCCATGGGTCACCCGAACGATATACAATGCAGAATACATCACCAAAATTATCTCAACATTCTAATCTTCGTCATAGTAAAACGGAACCATCAATTAGTTCACATTTGCCagttaataatgataatagtaATGATAACCTAATGAAAACTattcaacattcatcatcatcattgttagcCAAAGATTATTATGGATCAACGCGTGCATTGAATattcaacagcaacaaaattatccacattatcatcaacattatcatcatcatcacggtCATCCACAAACCTATTGTCCGGCCGGTTCTGGACATTTTTACGGTATAACAGCCGTTCAACCACAGCCACAAGGtccagataataataataaattagttcatcgtcatcattatcaatcatctGCCAATGTACATCCTTATTATACATTGAaccatcatccacatcatccaTCAACAGGTGCACATCAACATTTATTTCCATGTTGCCCTAGCGCCAGTCAAATGATGCATTCACCGCCATCACCATCGTCAACTTCGTTTCGTTCACGTATGTTCCCGTATGTTAAAGACACACCAATCACTTTCGAACCACCCGTATTGTCCGAAGAGACTTTACTTGACAAACATCACAATGAAACATTAGCTAAATTGAACTTTGTATTAGCATTGGTTGATTCGATATTTGAATTAGTCAATGATATATCCAATCCAATTGCTGTGTTATCTGAATCAACTACGTCAAACGAG CTCTCCGATGAAGAgcagaaaaacaaagaacGTTTCGTCCTATATTTTCGTTGTTTACAACTCTTATCATCGGCATTAAAATTGTCACAAAAAGAAATAAGCGATAAACGTCTTTATACATCGAATAATGTCCGAAATG tGTTGAAAATCATGAAAGATAAATATCATAAATGTTTGGATCTTTGTAATAATTTAcgtgatgaaaataaattattgctAAAAACATTGGATAACATTTCGGCCGATAAAATTATTTACGAATATGCATTGAAAATGTGTCGATCAGGTGCCGTCGATGAATTGATTGGTTCACGTGAAGAG AGCTTCAAACGTTATCAAACAGCACAGATTCTGTTACATAGCCTAAGTCAAcagatcaataataatgatgatcgttaTATATTGAATAGATATCGTGAAGCAGTAGAAAAACGTTTATATTATCTATTACAGAATCAAGGATCTGGATATAATATTTTGACATATAATTCACCAtga
- the LOC142598229 gene encoding uncharacterized protein LOC142598229, giving the protein MYANHIEPQLLLVTIFFLVTTFTLQIGYILIQLHFCFEIIALKFNDRYNNNNNKLKSRQENPVCLHNQQCLLIEHKLWIISSEKNDGINNRIRSKLIKLKIVFFDIIFEIFKLFLQFTALKCITFQWKITSLIIYLIFFGFFQLSTLFNQDILYKFQKHLINSIQYHDRLYGHFKSKFWQTFIIKCNLGLFWIICLTNLITYILIWWCFCNYLSNTMPELISQFMD; this is encoded by the exons atgtATGCCAATCATATTGAaccacaattattattggtaacaatattttttctggttacaACATTTACATTACAAATAGGTTATATATTGATCCaattacatttttgtttcgaaatcATTGCCttaaaatttaatgatcgatataataataataataataaattgaaaagtCGACAAGAAAATCCCGTATGTcttcataatcaacaatgtttattgattgaacatAAACTTTGGATCATTtcatcggaaaaaaatgatggcatCAATAATCGAATACGAAGTAAATTGATCAAGTtaaaaattgtatttttcGACATAATTTTTGA GATTTTCAAACTTTTCCTTCAATTTACTGCATTAAAATGCATTacatttcaatggaaaatcaCCAGTTTAATAATTTATCTGatattttttggattttttcaattatccaCATTGTTCAATCAAGATATTTTatacaaatttcaaaaacatctaatcaattcaattcaataccATGATCGATTATATGGtcattttaaatcaaaattctggcaaacattcatcataaaatgTAATTTGGGATTATTCTGGATAATTTGTTTAACAAATTTAATAACGTATATCTTAATTTGGTGGTGTTTTTGTAATTATTTATCGAATACAATGCCCGAATTAATTAGCCAATTTATGGATTAG
- the LOC124499782 gene encoding uncharacterized protein LOC124499782, protein MDVDLFSSPDKNNYRSINTRTPGSSAKKRNLRSLFKQQSQIKSPQWFNNYRDRCLNEWHNRNEEKRTNLFNRFRKIRLDEDSGVDQKVSIQQMMNDIWIEMNGSTIDHDEMIEYYEQFLQPLEQELNEMNYWHPDESDALELEDMFNNRYQITCMLCCRAILVFGHQQESTIIKCSNCGFTLISRLTFSEEQLFDRIDDLLNQHDYGSNTAEKYYRCIEKIKFSPIAAETDNSCQNIQLKCNSCDFDALLL, encoded by the exons ATGGACGTTGATCTTTTTTCTAGTcctgataaaaataattatcgatCTATCAATACACGGACACCGGGATCGAGTGCGAAAAAACGGAATCTTAGATCACTATTCAAGCAACAATCACAAATAAAATCCCCACAATGGTTCAACAACTATCGTgat AgatgtttgaatgaatggcatAACCGAAATGAGGAAAAGCGAACAAATCTGTTTAATCGATTTCGAAAAATTCGATTGGACGAAGATTCTGGTGTTGATCAAAAAGTTTCCAtccaacaaatgatgaatgatatttggattgaaatgaatggttCAACTATCGATCacgatgaaatgattgaatattatGAACAATTTCTTCAACCTTTGGAACAGGaactaaatgaaatgaattattggCATCCAGATGAGAGTGATGCACTTGAATTGGAAGATATGTTTAATAATCGATACCAAATCACTTGTATGCTTTGTTGTCGTGCAATATTGGTATTTGGACATCAACAAGAATCCACCATCATTAAGTGTTCGAATTGTGGATTCACATTGATATCTCGACTAACATTCAGCGAAGAGCAATTATTTGATCGAATTGATGACCTATTGAACCAACATGATTATGGTTCAAATACGGCTGAAAAATATTATCgatgtattgaaaaaataaaattttcacctATTGCTGCCGAAACGGATAATTCGTGTCAAAATATTCAACTAAAATGCAAT TCTTGCGATTTTGACGcattattgttatga